Proteins encoded by one window of Lycium barbarum isolate Lr01 chromosome 11, ASM1917538v2, whole genome shotgun sequence:
- the LOC132618001 gene encoding 22.0 kDa class IV heat shock protein-like, whose protein sequence is MVKTTVSLMSFLVLAMVVALLPTQTHALMPYTRPMWDIMFPPDDPFRILEQTPLTMPKGVETIALARSDWKETAKEHVITLDIPGMKKEDIKIEVEENRVLRVSGERKTDEEIEGDKWHRTERTSGKFWRQFRLPGNADLEHIKAHLENGVLKITVPKLAEEKKKQTKVISIAEESNSAGGEDIKATKAKM, encoded by the coding sequence ATGGTGAAAACAACAGTTAGCTTGATGAGCTTTCTTGTTTTAGCAATGGTTGTAGCCCTTCTTCCAACCCAAACTCATGCACTAATGCCATACACACGTCCCATGTGGGACATAATGTTTCCACCAGATGACCCTTTCAGGATTCTTGAACAAACCCCACTGACAATGCCGAAAGGTGTAGAAACAATCGCCTTAGCTCGTTCAGATTGGAAGGAAACAGCAAAAGAGCATGTAATTACACTTGACATACCAGGGATGAAGAAAGAGGACATCAAGATTGAGGTAGAAGAAAACAGGGTGTTGAGAGTTAGTGGAGAAAGGAAAACTGATGAAGAAATTGAAGGGGACAAGTGGCATAGAACCGAGAGAACTTCAGGGAAATTTTGGAGACAATTTAGACTTCCTGGAAATGCTGATTTGGAACATATTAAGGCTCATTTGGAAAATGGTGTATTAAAGATTACTGTGCCAAAGTTGGCTGAAGAGAAGAAGAAACAAACTAAGGTGATTAGTATTGCTGAGGAAAGTAACTCTGCTGGTGGTGAGGATATTAAAGCTACCAAAGCTAAGATGTAA
- the LOC132618518 gene encoding cytochrome b561 domain-containing protein At4g18260-like has protein sequence MLPFQIILHGFLLWASMGFLMPIGILVIRMSNREECERRLKIIFYVHATLQILSLLLVTVAAIMSIESFDNSFTNNHQRIGLALYGAIWLQAATGVYKPDRGSKGRSIWFPIHWLLGVTVSLLGINNIYTGLQNYHTRTLRSTSVWTLAFTVEIVVILFIYLLQEKWQYIKQIRSDLVNETVTASELRNIFNR, from the exons ATGTTGCCATTTCAAATTATCCTACATGGATTTCTTCTCTGGGCTTCCATGGGTTTCTTGATGCCTATAGGGATTCTTGTAATAAGAATGTCAAATAGAGAGGAATGTGAAAGAAGGCTAAAGATTATTTTCTATGTTCATGCTACTTTACAG ATACTATCTCTTCTCCTTGTAACAGTAGCAGCAATCATGTCGATAGAAAGCTTTGACAACTCTTTCACAAATAATCACCAAAGGATTGGCTTAGCTTTGTATGGTGCCATATGGCTGCAAGCAGCTACTGGAGTTTATAAGCCTGACAG GGGAAGCAAAGGAAGGAGTATATGGTTTCCAATTCACTGGCTTCTTGGAGTTACAGTTTCTTTACTGGGaatcaacaacatatatacaggTTTACAGAACTATCACACGAGAACATTGAGAAGCACAAGTGTTTGGACCTTGGCTTTCACAGTTGAGATTGTTGTTATCCTGTTCATCTATCTACTCCAAGAAAAATGGCAATATATAAAGCAAATCAGGAGTGATTTAGTCAATGAAACAGTAACGGCAAGCGAATTAAGAAACATCTTCAACAGATAA
- the LOC132618436 gene encoding phytochrome C: MSSSSTTNKTNCSRSSSARSRHGARVIAQTPVDAKLHVEFEDSEQQFDYSNSVNLSNSTSNVSSSTVSAYLQKMQRGSLIQPFGCMIAVDENFAVIAYSENAPEMLDLTPHAVPNMEQREALTFGTDVRKLFRSSGASALEKAASFGELSLLNPILVHCKNSGKPFYAILHRIDVGLVIDLEPVNPDDVPVTAAGALKSYKLAAKAIARLQSIPSGDISLLCDVLVREVENLTGYDRVMVYKFHEDEHGEVVAECCKPDLEPYLGLHYPATDIPQASRFLFMKNKVRMICDCLAPPIRVIQDPRLAQSLSLGGSVLRAPHGCHVQYMTNMGSIASMVMSVMISEEDDELDSDQQMGRRKLWGLVVCHHSSPRFLPFPLRYACEFLVQVFSVQINKEVEVAAQVREKQILRTQTILCDMLLRDAPMGIVTQSPNVMDLVRCDGAALYYRNKLWLLGVTPMESQIRDIAEWLNESHGDSTGLNTDSLMEAGYPGASVLGDAVCGMAAVKITSKDFLFWFRSHTAKEIKWGGAKHLPGEKDDGSKMHPRSSFKAFLEVVKRRSLPWEDVEMDSIHSLQLILRGSLQDEVAECSKMIVNVPAVDTSIDKVDELRIVTNEMVRLIETASIPILAVDASGSINGWNSKISELTGLSIEKAIGVPLVDLVIDGTTKAIEGVLSLALQGREEKNVEIKLRTFGPQENVGPITLVANACCSRDVKQDIVGVCFIGQDVTGLKLIKDKYSRIQGDYVGIVRNPSPLIPPIFVMDENGRCLEWNDAMHKLTGTKREEVIDQMLLGEVFTVNNFGCRVKDQDTLTKLRILLNRVIAGGEGEKLFFGLFDKQGKYIEALISANKRVDADGRVTGVLCFLLVPSPELQYAMHVQKMSEQAAENSLKKLAYVRLELKNPLNGIKCIQNLLKSSDLSKDQTHLLKTSTMCQEQLAKIIDDTDIESIEESYMEMNSCEFNLGEVVKVVINQVMILSQERKVQVTWDSPVEVSQFYLIGDNLRLQQVLSDFLNTAILFTLPFEDSSVHFRVIPRKERIGMKMHVMHLEFRITHPAPGVPDELIQHMFHYSQNISREGLGLYISQKLVKIMNGTVQYLREAERSSFIILVEFPLTDKSND, translated from the exons ATGTCTTCTAGTTCTACAACAAACAAGACTAATTGCTCAAGGAGCAGTTCAGCTCGATCTAGGCATGGTGCTAGAGTTATTGCTCAAACCCCAGTTGATGCAAAGCTCCATGTTGAGTTTGAAGACTCTGAACAACAGTTTGATTACTCTAATTCAGTTAACTTGTCTAATTCCACTAGCAATGTTTCATCTTCAACTGTATCTGCTTATCTCCAGAAAATGCAAAGGGGAAGTCTAATTCAGCCATTCGGCTGTATGATTGCTGTAGATGAGAATTTCGCTGTCATAGCGTATAGCGAAAATGCACCAGAAATGTTGGACTTGACACCTCATGCTGTTCCAAATATGGAACAACGAGAGGCTTTGACCTTTGGGACTGATGTCAGGAAGTTGTTTCGTTCTTCAGGTGCTTCCGCGCTTGAAAAAGCAGCTAGTTTTGGAGAACTTAGTTTGCTTAATCCTATTTTGGTTCATTGTAAAAACTCAGGCAAGCCTTTTTATGCGATTTTGCACCGTATTGATGTTGGACTAGTAATAGATTTGGAGCCTGTGAATCCGGATGATGTCCCTGTAACTGCGGCTGGAGCTTTGAAATCTTATAAGTTAGCAGCTAAAGCTATTGCAAGATTACAATCTATTCCAAGTGGGGATATATCATTGTTATGTGATGTATTAGTTAGAGAAGTGGAGAACTTGACAGGCTATGATCGTGTTATGGTTTATAAATTCCACGAGGATGAACATGGGGAAGTAGTTGCTGAATGCTGTAAGCCTGACCTAGAACCTTATCTTGGTTTGCATTATCCTGCTACAGATATACCACAAGCTTCAAGATTTCTCTTCATGAAGAATAAGGTTAGGATGATATGTGATTGCTTAGCTCCACCAATTAGGGTGATTCAAGACCCAAGATTGGCTCAGTCGTTGAGCCTTGGCGGGTCCGTGTTAAGAGCTCCCCATGGCTGTCATGTACAATACATGACTAATATGGGTTCTATTGCATCTATGGTTATGTCTGTGATGATTAGTGAGGAAGATGACGAGTTGGATAGTGACCAGCAAATGGGAAGAAGAAAATTGTGGGGTTTGGTAGTTTGCCATCACAGTTCCCCTAGATTTCTTCCTTTTCCTTTGAGGTACGCGTGTGAGTTCTTGGTTCAAGTTTTCAGTGTTCAGATTAATAAGGAAGTGGAAGTGGCAGCTCAAGTTAGGGAAAAGCAGATACTCCGAACTCAAACTATTCTATGTGATATGCTTCTAAGAGATGCTCCTATGGGGATTGTTACTCAGTCTCCTAATGTTATGGACCTTGTAAGGTGTGATGGGGCTGCACTTTACTATAGGAATAAACTTTGGTTGCTTGGTGTTACCCCTATGGAGTCCCAAATCAGAGATATAGCTGAATGGCTTAATGAATCTCATGGTGATAGTACAGGTTTAAACACAGATAGTCTCATGGAAGCTGGCTATCCAGGCGCTTCAGTGCTCGGTGATGCGGTATGTGGAATGGCTGCTGTAAAAATAACTTCAAAAGATTTCCTCTTCTGGTTCCGCTCCCACACAGCTAAAGAGATCAAGTGGGGTGGTGCGAAACATCTTCCTGGAGAGAAGGATGACGGAAGTAAAATGCACCCAAGGTCATCATTTAAAGCTTTTCTAGAGGTTGTTAAGCGGCGGAGCCTGCCCTGGGAAGATGTGGAAATGGATTCCATTCATTCCTTGCAGCTGATATTGCGAGGATCTTTGCAAGATGAGGTTGCTGAATGTTCTAAAATGATTGTGAATGTCCCTGCTGTAGATACCAGTATAGATAAAGTGGATGAACTTCGTATTGTCACAAACGAAATGGTTCGTCTCATTGAGACAGCATCAATACCCATTTTGGCTGTTGATGCTTCAGGCAGTATCAATGGATGGAACTCTAAAATATCTGAGTTAACTGGATTGTCGATAGAGAAAGCTATAGGTGTACCCTTAGTTGATTTGGTTATTGATGGTACAACAAAAGCAATTGAAGGTGTGCTCTCCCTGGCATTGCAAG GCAGGGAGGAGAAAAATGTAGAAATCAAGCTTAGAACATTTGGTCCTCAAGAAAATGTCGGACCAATTACGTTAGTGGCTAATGCCTGTTGTAGTCGAGACGTAAAACAAGATATTGTTGGAGTTTGCTTTATTGGGCAAGATGTTACTGGGCTAAAGCTGATTAAGGACAAATATAGTCGCATTCAAGGTGATTATGTTGGAATTGTCCGCAACCCATCTCCTTTAATTCCTCCAATTTTTGTGATGGATGAAAATGGAAGATGCTTGGAATGGAATGATGCTATGCACAAGTTGACTGGGACGAAGAGGGAGGAGGTCATTGATCAAATGCTTCTTGGTGAGGTTTTCACAGTCAATAACTTTGGTTGCAGGGTGAAAGATCAAGACACATTAACCAAGCTCAGGATATTATTGAATAGAGTAATTGCTGGTGGGGAAGGTGAGAAGTTGTTTTTCGGGTTATTTGATAAACAGGGTAAGTATATTGAAGCCTTAATCTCTGCAAATAAAAGGGTTGATGCCGATGGTCGGGTAACTGGGGTCTTGTGCTTCCTTCTTGTTCCTAGTCCAGAACTTcaatatgcaatgcatgtgcaaAAGATGTCAGAACAAGCTGCTGAAAATAGTCTTAAAAAGTTGGCTTATGTTCGTCTTGAACTAAAAAACCCTTTAAACGGTATAAAGTGCATTCAGAATCTGCTAAAATCTTCTGATTTAAGCAAGGATCAAACACATTTGCTGAAGACAAGCACAATGTGTCAAGAACAACTAGCCAAGATCATTGATGACACTGATATTGAGAGTATTGAGGAAAG CTATATGGAAATGAATTCTTGTGAGTTCAATCTTGGCGAAGTTGTTAAAGTGGTCATTAATCAAGTTATGATTCTAAGTCAGGAGCGCAAGGTTCAGGTCACATGGGACTCACCTGTCGAAGTATCACAGTTTTACCTGATTGGTGATAATTTGAGGCTTCAACAAGTCCTTTCTGACTTTTTGAACACAGCTATCCTCTTTACTCTTCCCTTTGAAGACTCCTCTGTGCATTTCAGAGTAATTCCAAGGAAGGAACGTATAGGGATGAAGATGCACGTCATGCATCTTGAATTTCG GATCACTCATCCAGCCCCAGGGGTGCCTGACGAGCTAATTCAACATATGTTCCACTACAGTCAGAACATATCAAGGGAAGGTCTTGGCCTATACATCAGCCAGAAACTTGTTAAAATAATGAATGGCACTGTCCAGTATCTTCGTGAAGCGGAGAGATCCTCGTTCATTATCTTAGTTGAATTTCCACTGACAGATAAGAGCAATGACTAA
- the LOC132617278 gene encoding alpha-1,6-mannosyl-glycoprotein 2-beta-N-acetylglucosaminyltransferase, whose translation MASSKKGRIKDAAFRRLVSLALITVLGVILLLVLVRTNTISSLINSDTYEGSTESIEIIETKELTVIPKLILHNELSVVLKKKNQIPPRNLDLFPKLAKDHVVVVLYVHNRPQYLQIVIDSLSHVEGISETLLIVSHDGYFEEMNKIVESIKFCQVKQIFAPYSPHIFTDSFPGVSPNDCKDKDDPVEKHCEGTPDQYGNHRDPKIVSLKHHWWWMMNTVWDGLEETRQHSGHILFIEEDHFIYPNAYRNMQLLVDLKSKKCPDCYAANLAPSEVKSRGEGWESLVAERMGNVGYAFNRTVWGKIHKKAAGFCSFDDYNWDITMWSTVYPSFGSPVYTLRGSRSSAIHFGKCGLHQGHHRNLACMDNGGVNIVVSDIDKVTNIKPDWEVRKYEHQAGYQGGFKGWGGWGDVRDRELCLEFAKLYV comes from the coding sequence ATGGCTTCATCTAAAAAAGGAAGAATAAAAGATGCAGCTTTTAGACGTTTAGTATCTCTAGCATTGATAACTGTGCTTGGAGTAATTTTGCTGTTAGTTCTTGTTAGGACCAATACAATATCTAGTTTGATAAACAGTGATACTTATGAGGGTAGTACTGAAAGTATTGAAATTATTGAAACAAAGGAGCTTACTGTAATTCCAAAACTAATCTTGCATAATGAGTTGTCAGTTGtcttgaaaaagaaaaatcagATCCCTCCAAGGAACTTGGATTTGTTTCCAAAGTTAGCAAAAGATcatgtagttgttgttttgtatGTTCATAACCGGCCTCAGTATCTTCAAATCGTGATCGACAGCCTTTCTCACGTGGAAGGAATAAGTGAGACTCTGTTGATTGTTAGTCATGATGGATACTTTGAAGAGATGAATAAGATTGTGGAAAGCATCAAGTTCTGCCAAGTGAAACAAATATTTGCCCCTTATTCGCCTCACATTTTTACCGATAGCTTTCCAGGTGTATCTCCTAATGATTGCAAAGACAAAGATGATCCAGTTGAGAAACATTGTGAGGGAACGCCTGATCAATATGGGAACCACCGGGACCCGAAAATTGTCTCGTTGAAGCATCATTGGTGGTGGATGATGAATACTGTGTGGGATGGATTAGAGGAGACTCGTCAACACTCAGGTCATATTCTTTTTATAGAAGAAGACCATTTCATTTATCCCAATGCATATCGCAATATGCAGTTACTTGTGGATTTGAAGTCAAAAAAGTGCCCCGACTGTTATGCTGCCAATCTAGCGCCATCTGAAGTGAAGTCGAGGGGAGAGGGATGGGAATCTTTAGTTGCAGAAAGGATGGGAAATGTAGGTTATGCGTTTAACCGGACAGTGTGGGGGAAAATTCATAAAAAGGCAGCGGGATTTTGCTCTTTTGACGATTACAATTGGGATATAACAATGTGGTCGACAGTTTATCCTTCGTTTGGTTCTCCAGTTTACACATTACGAGGGTCTAGGTCCAGTGCTATTCATTTTGGGAAATGTGGTTTGCATCAAGGTCATCATCGTAATCTAGCTTGTATGGACAATGGTGGTGTGAATATTGTTGTCTCTGATATTGATAAAGTCACAAATATCAAACCAGACTGGGAAGTTCGGAAATATGAGCACCAGGCAGGATATCAGGGTGGTTTCAAGGGCTGGGGAGGCTGGGGAGATGTACGGGATCGCGAATTGTGTTTGGAGTTTGCTAAATTGTATGTCTAA